The Pyrenophora tritici-repentis strain M4 chromosome 8, whole genome shotgun sequence genome contains a region encoding:
- a CDS encoding cell division control protein 15 → MSLPPVADLDRFEQLQARFKEESIVRGQKRLNKLFDTNTTPYRYSAVDMPEPPNGRPPSDLVLRDFNPGAPNRETVIDLDFSMPSADEIPNIDLGEVPTIRANRMKSMIRELEEEERRDAFNEEDELTKRATKDWTFPSMNDDSNRKTMEWSFAAEQPQPNRKTMEWSFAAEQPNRKTMEWSFPAQPQKPNRRTVEWTFDAAMAEANNEPRNRASNRISRRRETKEWTFPKDENRKTQDFAFPMGSPQRPSLRQAQTAPLEPIDDYPEFISSPPGSPLRSSMIDLDMAMVEDYRPSTSGSETYTASGERINDNPFNLEDQVQLSQNNHRASFHMKSQSEPNQSVPGLLTPQQYDEQGHLHARGVSSASQVQGHPKPVANNNMAGGQYHRPSQRSQQMIWDGWSHTMAYGLGSDDMSPPMSVTTDTSLEEDDVDELWENFERLTFQQQQQQYHLSRPYPATAVPAPLRSSRSRNDSHATSTSTYTLDSDTDDSSTYNPYLSYSSSDFDTTNSFRKSTLSVGPNGKPLVEFPVPSGPPIEALLMGSADGDVAAALQHALLRSACELRDGVRARG, encoded by the exons ATGAGCTTACCGCCAGTCGCCGATCTAGATCGTTTCGAACAACTGCAAGCCAGGTTCAAGGAGGAGTCTATTGTGCGGGGACAAAAGCGATTGAATAAGTTGTTCGACACAAACACAACGCCATACCGATATAGCGCGGTCGATATGCCGGAGCCACCAAACGGTCGACCACCCTCGGATCTGGTGTTGCGAGACTTCAATCCCGGTGCGCCTAATCGCGAGACTGTCATCGATCTGGACTTTTCCATGCCATCAGCGGATGAAATACCGAACATCGATCTAGGCGAGGTGCCGACTATACGCGCAAATCGCATGAAGAGCATGATACGGGAATTGGAAGAGGAGGAGCGCCGCGATGCTTTCAACGAGGAAGACGAGCTCACTAAACGAGCTACGAAAGACTGGACATTCCCTAGCATGAATGACGACTCGAATCGCAAGACAATGGAGTGGTCATTCGCAGCAGAACAGCCCCAGCCGAATCGAAAGACGATGGAATGGTCATTTGCTGCTGAACAGCCAAATCGCAAGACTATGGAATGGTCGTTTCCGGCTCAGCCCCAGAAGCCAAATCGACGCACCGTTGAATGGACATTTGATGCAGCCATGGCAGAGGCCAACAATGAGCCAAGGAATCGGGCGTCAAATCGTATTTCTCGTCGACGGGAAACAAAGGAGTGGACGTTTCCCAAGGACGAGAACCGAAAGACTCAAGACTTTGCATTCCCCATGGGTAGTCCACAGCGACCGAGCTTGCGACAGGCACAAACTGCACCCCTGGAGCCAATCGATGATTATCCTGAATTCATCAGTTCGCCGCCTGGCTCCCCTCTTCGGTCATCGATGATTGACCTAGACATGGCCATGGTGGAGGACTACCGCCCGTCAACGTCTGGCTCGGAGACGTACACAGCAAGCGGCGAACGCATCAACGACAACCCTTTTAACTTGGAAGACCAGGTGCAGCTTTCACAGAACAATCATCGCGCATCCTTCCACATGAAGTCGCAGTCTGAGCCGAATCAATCCGTGCCAGGCTTATTGACACCTCAGCAATACGACGAGCAAGGCCACCTACACGCTCGAGGTGTCAGCTCAGCAAGCCAAGTCCAAGGCCACCCCAAACCCGTCGCAAACAACAACATGGCAGGAGGCCAATACCACCGCCCCAGCCAGCGATCACAGCAGATGATTTGGGACGGCTGGTCGCATACTATGGCGTACGGACTTGGTAGTGACGATATGTCTCCTCCGATGAGTGTTACAACAGATACCTCACTGGAAGAAGACGACGTAGACGAACTGTGGGAAAACTTCGAACGTTTAACCTTtcaacaacagcagcaacaatATCACTTATCCAGACCTTACCCCGCCACCGCCGTCCCAGCACCCCTCCGTTCCTCCCGCTCTAGAAACGACTCTCACGCtacatcaacatcaacataCACGCTCGACTCTGACACAGACGACAGCAGCACCTACAACCCCTACTTATCCTACTCTTCCTCCGACTTCGACACCACAAACTCATTCCGCAAATCTACCCTCAGCGTCGGTCCAAACGGTAAACCACTCGTCGAATTCCCCGTTCCCAGCGGACCGCCCATCGAGGCGCTACTGATGGGATCGGCGGACGGCGATGTTGCGGCCGCGTTGCAGCATGCGCTTTTGAGGTCGGCGTGTGAGTTGAGGGATGGGGTTAGGGCTA GAGGATGA
- a CDS encoding RNA polymerase I-specific transcription initiation factor RRN3 family protein — MVSLATTNRPVSAVVPKMAGSSLKRKQTDASSSPAPEPTATGQAKRRRVTFDPEVDVRVLADPNEKSLELVGEEVRRAIEKHATGERAAYDGLKALFRESPTSASAPLSHLLQKYVIALTNNTPLLDSNCKGLVHAVIDCKWIARNDDFVRSFQIFLRRLLSVQAGYMSTILQMLVDMFLGAPSPNARQTDDPPIQRVHIQARVHQTLKSILRYSPMASSFLSPIISNTFPISHESAKLHVEFIRNIFTVTEYAPEIRGEILALVTDKLCKIDAQMQMDMDDMDDDLEERSLDPEEQRLKDIRDMMLKLDIVMDLQFSYYASIFDKRDVKESDRMYETLLAQFQSIIIPTYRSRHAQFVLFHFSQLSPHFMELFVDACSRLAIDANRPPLLRASACAYLASYIARGAHVPGFLVRDVFATLCSQLERLRATHEPKCTGPDLRRYGTYYAIAQALLYAFCFRWRDLIVTTDGKLPSDTDIMYHDGDFLWHGKTLEILRRNIFCKLNPLRICAPDIVKQFGRIAKHLRFTYVDSLVETNKRVRLSRSVASSYLTGIGGRETALTGKKGEEAFLMDAYFPFDPL, encoded by the exons ATGGTCTCACTTGCTACAACCAACCGGCCCGTCAGCGCCGTTGTTCCCAAGATGGCAGGCAGCAGCCTCAAGCGCAAGCAAACCGATGCCTCGTCCAGCCCGGCCCCGGAACCCACAGCCACAGGTCAGGCCAAGCGTCGCCGAGTGACATTCGATCCCGAAGTTGACGTGAGAGTACTGGCGGACCCCAATGAAAAGAGCTTAGAGTTGGTGGGGGAGGAGGTGCGGCGCGCCATTGAAAAGCATGCGACGGGCGAGAGGGCGGCCTACGATGGGCTCAAAGCCTTGTTCAGGGAATCACCGACGTCTGCAAGTGCACCGCTGTCGCACCTGCTGCAGAAATATGTCATTGCACTTACGAACAATACGCCGCTCCTCGATTCGAACTGCAAGGGCCTGGTGCATGCCGTCATTGATTGCAAGTGGATTGCGCGAAACGATGACTTTGTACGCTCCTTCCAAATCTTCTTGCGCAGGTTGCTCTCCGTGCAAGCCGGTTATATGTCGACTATACTACAAATGCTCGTCGACATGTTCCTGGGCGCACCCTCTCCAAACGCAAGACAGACGGACGACCCGCCCATTCAACGCGTTCATATACAAGCTCGTGTACACCAGACACTCAAGAGCATACTCCGATATAGTCCCATGGCTAGCTCCTTTCTCTCACCCATCATATCCAACACATTCCCCATCTCGCACGAGAGCGCCAAACTACACGTCGAATTCATCCGCAATATATTTACCGTCACCGAGTACGCGCCGGAAATTAGAGGCGAGATCTTGGCATTGGTCACGGACAAGCTATGCAAGATTGACGCACAGATGCAAATGGACATGGACGACATGGATGACGATTTGGAGGAGC GCAGTCTGGATCCGGAAGAGCAGCGGCTCAAGGACATCAGGGACATGATGCTCAAGCTCGACATCGTCATGGACCTGCAATTCTCATACTACGCCTCGATATTCGACAAGCGCGATGTCAAGGAATCAGACCGCATGTACGAAACTCTGCTTGCACAGTTCCAGTCCATCATCATCCCCACGTACCGATCAAGACACGCTCAATTCGTCCTATTCCACTTTAGCCAACTATCGCCACATTTCATGGAGCTCTTCGTAGACGCATGTTCCCGTCTCGCCATCGACGCAAACAGACCCCCCTTACTGCGCGCATCCGCATGCGCCTACCTCGCCTCCTACATAGCCCGCGGCGCCCACGTCCCCGGCTTCCTCGTCCGCGACGTCTTCGCCACTCTATGCTCGCAGCTCGAGCGCCTCCGCGCCACGCACGAGCCCAAGTGCACCGGCCCGGATCTCCGTCGCTACGGCACCTACTACGCCATCGCGCAAGCGCTCCTCTACGCCTTTTGCTTCCGCTGGCGCGACCTCATCGTCACCACCGACGGCAAACTGCCGTCCGACACGGACATCATGTACCACGACGGGGACTTCCTCTGGCACGGCAAAACACTCGAAATCCTCCGTCGCAACATCTTCTGCAAACTCAACCCGCTCCGCATCTGCGCGCCGGACATTGTAAAGCAATTCGGGCGGATTGCCAAACACCTCCGTTTTACATATGTTGATTCGCTCGTGGAGACGAATAAGCGCGTGAGGCTGTCGCGTAGTGTGGCGAGTAGTTATCTTACTGGGATTGGAGGACGCGAAACGGCGCTTACGGGGAAGAAGGGTGAGGAGGCTTTTCTGATGGATGCGTACTTTCCGTTTGATCC TTTGTGA
- a CDS encoding PpiB, Peptidyl-prolyl cis-trans isomerase (rotamase), which yields MADTTEPNPIVFFDITLGGEKLGRIKMELFKDVVPKTAENFRQFCTGETKNSRGQPQGYKGCKFHRVIKGFMIQGGDFINGNGSGSRTIWGVEKFADENFTLKHDKPGLLSMANAGPNTNGCQFFIITAKNGTPHLNGKHVVFGNVIEGMDVVTKIENTRTVANPEGKPVQDIAIAQCGEM from the exons ATGGCCGACACTACCGAGCCCAACCCAATCGTCTTCTTCGACATCACTCTAGGAG GAGAAAAACTGGGAAGAATCAAGATGGAACTCTTCAAGGATGTCGTCCCAAAGACTGCCGAAAACTTTCGTCAGTTTTGCACGGGCGAAACCAAGAATAGTCGGGGGCAGCCGCAGGGTTACAAGGGCTGCAAGTTCCATCGTGTC ATCAAAGGCTTCATGATCCAAGGTGGCGATTTCATAAACGGCAACGGGAGCGGCTCAAGAACGATTTGGGGCGTGGAGAAGTTTGCCGATGAGAACTTTACCCTAAAGCACGACAAGCCTGGTCTGCTGTCCATGGCAAATGCTGGCCCA AACACGAACGGATGTCAATTCTTCATAATCACAGCCAAGAATGGAACACCTCATCTCAATGGAAAGCACGTTGTCTTTGGTAATGTCATTGAAGGTATGGACGTCGTGACCAAGATTGAGAACACGCGAACAGTAGCCAACCCGGAAGGAAAGCCTGTTCAAGACATTGCCATTGCACAGTGTGGCGAGATGTAA
- a CDS encoding Tymo-45kd-70kd multi-domain protein: MPTSLHSMSQFKVFENSPAQDSHIHSDLGSNTSHFTATIEREKLRNANNLEFGRGHVLATKYHATRRLQCWLDRASNTHGQDPTLRAPLWRAYTLAKAFDPKLLYNLPDRAWDLLWAAQSVDSASNLKRKAELGQLYRDMAKSGKTTTVGQRVKYLETVFLCGRQDQALREWQEDYMTRRPSGRQDYKPEHLEIGAKLHGLAGNVDRSREIMEELYKLYPSWNASVMMVVFRAHTSSELREHHNIAKDIYVKMKEKMGGMRTIKDYDAWLVGFLEARNISYAKQVFQDMVKDGYLATTGTADDVEQVLKRLHMVYRLGTDIAKVTSIALHAISVLPPAYHGHLFGDWMKSAVVQKAPEAAAQILDMMFKRGYQPETFHFNMLLKALIRTKEVPNILKAENIGWRMIEQAGKVDPSNITPDTIPKIINRKSDYMASTDTAAAGIIPAANVTTFAMIMHHHATSLQWEHVDYLTRQLSKTAIAPNATIMNVLMDNKCRQGAYTDAWIIYKTLTNPQPGKPGVFPDGATFRCLWKTLRLALSDPSTRDNPALPTPRELLKEMIAWWSLSRSRYDADRFRMGIAGADNAAITSLIMHCFSYTQDLAGSLIALHVLRHRFDIFPTDKAAQILQRQMAWVDTTRESEGEQSLYFHSRSAEGSSHQMAQVYNLLLQRRLERMDLKDGEHEGWSDEQIGDVGLDLLSEFVRVVLKRSYPPEVVEAMIDAARCAVGVPELPTGDMDAFEVA, from the exons ATGCCTACTTCTCTCCACTCAATGTCTCAATTCAAGGTCTTTGAGAACAGTCCCGCGCAAGATTCCCACATACATTCCGACTTGGGATCCAACACGTCACACTTCACTGC AACCATAGAGCGCGAAAAACTTAGAAATGCAAACAACCTGGAATTCGGGCGCGGCCATGTTCTTGCCACAAAGTACCACGCTACGCGACGGCTGCAGTGCTGGTTGGATCGAGCTAGCAATACCCATGGCCAGGATCCAACTCTTCGGGCCCCCTTGTGGCGAGCATACACTTTGGCAAAAGCATTCGACCCTAAATTGCTTTACAATCTCCCGGACCGAGCTTGGGATCTGCTATGGGCTGCACAGTCTGTCGACTCGGCCAGTAACCTGAAACGTAAGGCAGAGTTGGGACAACTCTATCGCGACATGGCCAAGTCGGGCAAGACGACGACTGTCGGGCAAAGGGTCAAGTATCTAGAAACCGTGTTTCTTTGTGGAAGGCAAGACCAGGCTCTTAGGGAATGGCAAGAGGACTACATGACACGACGGCCTAGTGGCCGGCAAGACTACAAACCGGAGCATCTGGAGATTGGAGCCAAGCTACATGGGCTTGCTGGTAACGTTGATCGTAGCCGCGAGATCATGGAAGAGTTATACAAGTTATATCCTAGCTGGAATGCATCCGTGATGATGGTTGTTTTCCGCGCTCATACAAGCTCTGAACTTCGGGAGCATCACAATATCGCAAAAGACATATACGTCAAGATGAAAGAGAAAATGGGTGGGATGCGCACCATTAAGGACTACGACGCTTGGCTTGTGGGATTCCTAGAAGCACGAAACATATCCTACGCAAAACAAGTTTTTCAAGACATGGTAAAGGATGGCTACCTTGCTACCACAGGTACCGCAGACGACGTCGAACAAGTTCTCAAGAGACTGCACATGGTATATCGTCTGGGTACTGATATTGCCAAAGTGACTAGCATCGCGCTTCACGCCATCTCGGTCTTGCCACCTGCATATCATGGCCATTTGTTTGGGGACTGGATGAAGTCGGCTGTCGTTCAAAAAGCCCCAGAGGCCGCTGCTCAGATACTGGACATGATGTTCAAGCGCGGATACCAGCCGGAGACGTTCCATTTCAACATGCTGCTCAAGGCGTTGATACGCACAAAAGAGGTTCCCAATATCCTCAAAGCTGAAAACATTGGCTGGCGGATGATTGAACAAGCTGGCAAAGTCGACCCGAGTAACATCACACCCGATACTATCCCCAAGATTATCAATAGAAAATCCGACTACATGGCCAGCACCGACACAGCTGCCGCTGGAATCATCCCCGCAGCCAACGTAACAACCTTTGCCATGATCATGCACCACCACGCCACAAGTCTACAATGGGAGCACGTCGACTACCTAACGCGCCAACTCTCGAAAACAGCCATCGCCCCCAACGCCACCATCATGAACGTCCTCATGGACAACAAATGCCGCCAAGGCGCCTATACCGACGCGTGGATAATCTACAAGACCCTCACCAACCCACAACCAGGTAAACCCGGCGTCTTCCCCGACGGCGCCACTTTCCGCTGTCTCTGGAAGACACTGCGCCTCGCCCTCAGCGACCCCAGCACCCGCGATAACCCCGCCCTACCCACCCCCCGCGAACTCCTCAAGGAAATGATAGCGTGGTGGAGCCTCAGCCGCAGCCGCTACGACGCCGACCGTTTCCGCATGGGCATTGCAGGCGCGGATAACGCCGCCATCACGTCCCTCATCATGCATTGTTTCAGCTATACCCAAGATCTTGCCGGCTCCCTTATCGCCCTACACGTCCTGCGTCACCGCTTCGACATCTTCCCCACAGACAAGGCGGCGCAGATACTCCAGCGCCAAATGGCCTGGGTGGATACAACGCGCGAGTCGGAAGGAGAACAGAGTCTGTACTTCCACAGTCGCTCGGCGGAGGGCAGTTCGCACCAGATGGCGCAGGTGTACAATTTGTTACTGCAGCGGCGGCTGGAGAGGATGGATCTGAAAGACGGCGAGCATGAGGGCTGGTCGGACGAGCAGATTGGTGATGTGGGGCTGGATTTGTTGAGCGAGTTTGTGAGGGTGGTGCTGAAGAGGAGTTATCCGCCCGAGGTTGTGGAGGCCATGATTGATGCGGCGAGGTGTGCGGTTGGGGTTCCTGAGTTGCCGACGGGGGATATGGATGCTTTTGAGGTGGCTTGA
- a CDS encoding Gly-zipper-OmpA multi-domain protein: MQKKPATTAPKKPITNTLPRKPTTAIGQKKPLPAPTKNVPRQPQQQGWLNKGLSAASSGIGSAVSAATSGIGSAAGAVVTAAGSGVAGAGRGAGASITNTSRTWGDMVREYGNSLKDMTGAQGSRSTTHKNPLGLSTSGVGGMASMASRPNVPGLSGSSNKTYSNESGAQAKKLNRTPRVQLFPSVMINKGRGISLKYLDTVNEPVQYFFA, encoded by the exons ATGCAGAAGAAGCCGGCTACCACCGCCCCCAAGAAGCCCATCACCAACACCCTACCCAGGAAGCCCACCACAGCCATCGGCCAGAAGAAGCCTCTCCCAGCACCAACCAAGAATGTGCCCCGACAGCCCCAACAACAAGGCTGGCTAAACAAAGGCCTCAGTGCCGCATCATCAGGCATAGGCAGTGCCGTCAGTGCGGCAACCAGCGGCATTGGAAGCGCAGCAGGCGCAGTAGTCACGGCAGCAGGCAGTGGTGTCGCCGGAGCCGGAAGAGGCGCTGGAGCAAG CATCACAAACACTTCGCGCACGTGGGGCGACATGGTCCGCGAGTATGGCAATTCTCTCAAGGACATGACCGGCGCCCAGGGCAGTCGCTCAACAACACACAAGAACCCTCTTGGGCTGAGCACGAGTGGTGTTGGGGGTATGGCGTCTATGGCGAGCAGGCCCAATGTGCCTGGTCTCTCGGGAAGCTCCAACAAGA caTATAGCAACGAATCTGGTGCCCAGGCCAAGAAGCTCAATCGTACACCACGAGTGCAACTCTTTCCTTCTGTGATGATCAACAAGGGCCGTGGTATCTCCCTGAAGTACCTAGATACCGTCAACGAACCAGTGCAATACTTCTTCGCCTAA
- a CDS encoding AraJ, Arabinose efflux permease — MPPHGERAPLLQQRWSEEGEPRTHLRIQDLSSDENPREWARWRKMANVAVIALMSILSPLVSSMFTPGIAQIADDLNCSTTAVIGTTTGFVVMLGIGPLILAPLSETFGRRKIYLVCFSVFALLQIPAALAPNIAFLITVRSIAGFFGSVGIANGGGTISDMFIPSERAGVFGWYLLGPLLGPTLGPLFGGIIVQRLGWRWIFYIMTIVCFVNTLAGYFFLRETYAPLILSRKKIEYESQSSEWDGTKYSYEGEDTRPLSEKLSQALKRPPKIFAQPIVAVMAVYQALIFGTTYSIYTNMQPIYQDDYGFSTEQVGLLYLGPGCGFLFAVWFLVPRIDTVYKSLTAKNHEKARPEFRLPLANIGSVFIPMSLFWFAWAVEKHAHWFVSIAATFFYGIGQVMILNSTQNYFIDSFEKYAASAIAAGTVFRSVVGGVVPMLAPALFDKLGYGWGISTFAFVSLILAPAPILFYRFGERLRARFPVDL, encoded by the exons ATGCCTCCTCATGGCGAGCGCGCACCGCTGTTGCAGCAGAGATGGAGTGAAGAAGGAGAGCCCCGTACG CACCTGCGCATCCAGGATCTTTCCAGCGATGAAAACCCACGCGAGTGGGCGCGATGGCGGAAGATGGCAAACGTTGCTGTAATAGCGCTCATGTCAA TTCTCAGCCCCCTTGTATCTTCCATGTTCACACCTGGTATTGCGCAAATCGCCGACGACCTGAATTGCAGTACCACAGCCGTCATTGGAACAACCACCGGTTTCGTGGTCATGCTGGGCATCGGCCCTTTGATCCTCGCTCCTCTCTCCGAGACCTTTGGACGGAGGAAGATTTACCTTGTTTGCTTCTCGGTATTTGCTTTGTTGCAGATACCCGCTGCGCTAGCGCCCAACATTGCCTTCCTCATCACAGTGCGCAGCATCGCCGGCTTCTTTGGCAGTGTCGGCATAGCCAATGGCGGAGGAACGATCAGCGACATGTTCATCCCTAGCGAAAGAGCTGGCGTCTTCGGCTGGTATCTACTAGGTCCATTACTTGGACCTACTCTAGGTCCACTATTTGGCGGAATCATCGTACAACGCCTTGGCTGGCGCTGGATCTTTTATATAATGACGATTGTGTGCTTTGTTAATACTTTGGCGGGCTACTTCTTCTTACGCGAGACATATGCGCCACTCATCCTGAGTCGCAAAAAGATAGAATACGAGTCACAAAGCTCAGAGTGGGATGGCACGAAATACTCGTACGAAGGCGAAGATACGCGTCCACTATCGGAGAAGCTGTCACAGGCCCTGAAGCGTCCCCCAAAGATCTTCGCGCAGCCCATCGTGGCCGTCATGGCCGTCTACCAGGCCCTCATCTTCGGAACCACATACAGCATCTACACCAATATGCAGCCCATCTACCAGGACGACTACGGCTTCTCCACCGAACAAGTCGGTCTGCTATACCTCGGACCTGGCTGTGGCTTCCTCTTCGCAGTCTGGTTCCTCGTCCCGCGCATCGATACAGTGTACAAGTCGCTGACTGCCAAGAACCACGAAAAAGCGAGACCCGAATTCCGCCTCCCACTCGCCAACATCGGCTCCGTCTTCATCCCCATGTCGCTCTTCTGGTTTGCCTGGGCGGTGGAGAAACACGCACATTGGTTTGTGTCGATTGCCGCAACCTTTTTCTACGGCATCGGACAGGTCATGATTCTCAATAGTACGCAGAATTATTTCATCGATAGCTTTGAAAAGTATGCGGCTAGCGCTATCGCGGCGGGTACCGTTTTCCGCAGTGTTGTTGGAGGTGTGGTCCCCATGCTTGCGCCGGCACTGTTCGATAAGTTGGGCTACGGGTGGGGAATTAGTACTTTTGCGTTTGTTAGCTTGATCTTGGCCCCGGCACCCATTTTGTTCTATCGGTTTGGAGAGAGGCTGAGGGCGCGCTTTCCGGTGGACTTGTAG
- a CDS encoding SPS1, Serine-threonine protein kinase, whose translation MLGDEVVMKLKRSMSDGDHLIPMGVVTPSGSPETKTPFSKNKYNRSFSWSKLTDSLKGKRGPSSRSSRSSRSSHTTSIDKRDISGPILDPKSPLCPPRPKTPISNRPAVSSPVTPKRTSGHSYSASDPTNNSSPRVSHQIARCRPPPPPPIYTNFESEGSTLVESPLERIAESPHEPHDIFSSEPLGIDRVYRYLRGMEPARLQPPNMGGTKGRAMQQAKDMELLVAERAKRGGEEPPPYDFYELIGKGAYGRVYKGKSRNTGALVAIKIIEIDKVDYEEMTHKNLQDTLKEIDILQQLRDSKARPYVNIIEEARPVHNELWIISEYASGGSVNTLMKPTAMSKDPGPGLPEKFIIPIARELAQGLKYIHEAGVLHRDLKCTSTSLRSWRLLTIP comes from the exons ATGCTTGGTGACGAGGTCGTAATGAAGCTGAAGCGCTCCATGAGCGACGGCGATCATCTCATCCCAATGGGTGTGGTGACGCCGTCTGGCTCGCCGGAGACGAAGACGCCGTTTTCAAAGAACAAATACAACCGCTCCTTCTCGTGGTCCAAGCTGACAGACTCGCTCAAAGGCAAGAGAGGCCCATCCTCGCGCTCATCACGCTCCTCGCGCAGTTCCCACACAACCTCGATCGATAAGCGCGATATTTCAGGTCCAATTTTAGATCCAAAGAGCCCGCTCTGCCCGCCTAGACCGAAGACGCCCATATCTAACCGGCCGGCTGTGTCTAGTCCGGTAACACCAAAGCGTACGTCAGGGCATTCGTACTCTGCCTCTGACCCTACAAACAACTCCTCTCCTCGTGTCTCGCACCAGATTGCTCGCTGTCGCCCGCCTCCGCCTCCGCCAATTTACACCAACTTTGAGAGTGAGGGAAGCACTCTAGTCGAAAGCCCATTGGAGCGCATAGCAGAGTCGCCGCACGAGCCGCACGACATCTTCTCGAGTGAGCCTCTTGGAATCGACAGAGTATACAGATACCTCAGAGGCATGGAGCCAGCACGACTGCAGCCTCCCAACATGGGGGGCACCAAAGGCCGCGCCATGCAACAGGCCAAGGACATGGAGTTGTTGGTTGCTGAGAGAGCGAAGCGTGGCGGTGAAGAGCCCCCTCCATATGATTTCTACGAGCTTATCGGCAAAGGTGCCTACGGTCGTGTCTACAAAGG AAAGAGCCGCAACACGGGCGCGCTTGTCGCCATCAAGATTATTGAAATCGACAAGGTCGACTATGAGGAGATGACGCACAAGAACCTTCAAGACACGCTCAAGGAGATTGACATTTTGCAGCAGCTCAGAGACAGTAAAGCCAGGCCATATGTCAACATCATAGAGGAGGCCAGGCCTGTTCACAATGAGCTATGGATCATCAGCGAGTACGCCAGCGGTGGCAGTGTCAACACGTTGATGAAGCCAACGGCCATGAGTAAGGATCCTGGTCCTGGACTGCCGGAGAAGTTCATCATACCTATTGCGCGCGAACTGGCCCAAGGTCTCAAGTACATTCACGAAGCAGGCGTGCTTCACCGTGATCTGAAATGTACGTCTACAAGCCTTAGATCTTGGCGCTTGCTAACAATTCCGTAG
- a CDS encoding RING-finger-containing ubiquitin ligase has protein sequence MSTIAATSSAPSSTQPPSNNDGGSGGPTSSPLLFFVALGFGVVFTNLWIIVGVKYCFRYNRRRAAQAAADGEPIDMTNMPRPHRRRREKKLMTMDEVNDRFPLTKYKQWKSSRETEGLPANGGIATAPQSRAGSIKDVEGAMSSQDQGPAPRTDTTLSMARDDLTAPTTTSEQKASPRASVESNPLKGEQVKHVEKQLEEAKAEKAVAGKTEDGSSTPQGNVQEREDDSDDDEDPIRTATAPEMLAEPGDTCAICLDTLEDDDDVRGLTCGHAFHASCVDPWLTGRRACCPLCKADYYVPKPRPEGEIDPATGRRSTAGLGSPQAVWTTTNPFARSRVLVINADYQQRQGADRFGRVNRPGRRQPGATPNWRARLTGSRTANPTTTNNNPTGSQMTTNSQTGVSTFSTWFGRGRGTTAPAQQQPTPGQLEAATR, from the exons ATGTCGACCATCGCCGCAACCAGCTCGGCCCCTTCGTCGACACAGCCACCCAGTAACAACGATGGTGGCAGTGGCGGTCCTACCAGCTCACCTTTACTGTTCTTTGTCGCCCTCGGTTTTGGTGTAGTATTCACAAATCTATG GATCATCGTCGGCGTTAAGTACTGCTTCCGATACAATCGTCGTCGCGCCGCCCAGGCCGCTGCAGATGGGGAGCCTATTGATATGACCAACATGCCCCGACCACATCGAAGGAGGAGGGAGAAGAAGCTCATGACCATGGACGAGGTCAATGACCGTTTCCCACTGACAAAGTACAAGCAATGGAAATCGAGTCGCGAAACAGAGGGTCTGCCAGCCAACGGGGGTATTGCAACCGCGCCGCAGAGCAGGGCAGGAAGCATCAAAGATGTCGAGGGCGCCATGAGTTCGCAAGACCAAGGCCCAGCACCTAGGACCGATACCACTCTCTCCATGGCTCGCGACGATCTCACTGCACCGACCACTACTTCCGAGCAGAAAGCTTCACCAAGGGCCAGTGTGGAGAGCAATCCACTAAAGGGCGAGCAAGTAAAACACGTGGAAAAGCAGTTGGAGGAGGCAAAGGCAGAGAAGGCGGTTGCTGGAAAGACTGAGGATGGTAGTAGCACTCCACAAGGAAACGTCCAGGAACGCGAAGACGACTCGGATGATGACGAGGACCCAATACGAACCGCCACTGCACCGGAGATGCTGGCCGAGCCAGGCGACACTTGCGCCATTTGTCTCGACACCTTGGAGGATGATGACGACGTTCGGGGATTGACATGCGGTCACGCCTTCCACGCCAGCTGTGTAGATCCATGGTTAACAGGTCGTCGCGCTTGCTGTCCCCTCTGCAAGGCCGATTACTACGTCCCGAAACCCCGTCCTGAAGGAGAGATTGACCCAGCCACCGGCCGCCGTTCAACAGCCGGTCTCGGCTCACCACAAGCCGTCTGGACGACGACCAACCCATTTGCTCGGTCTCGCGTTCTCGTCATCAACGCCGACTACCAGCAACGGCAAGGCGCCGACCGGTTTGGCCGAGTAAACCGCCCCGGCCGACGCCAGCCTGGCGCTACCCCTAACTGGCGAGCTAGACTAACAGGTAGTCGGACGGCGAACCCGACCACCACCAACAACAACCCGACTGGCAGTCAAATGACGACCAACAGCCAAACTGGCGTCTCCACCTTCTCGACCTGGTTCGGCCGTGGTCGTGGTACTACTGCCCCTGCACAACAACAACCCACTCCCGGTCAACTCGAAGCCGCTACTCGGTAG